One window of Etheostoma spectabile isolate EspeVRDwgs_2016 chromosome 6, UIUC_Espe_1.0, whole genome shotgun sequence genomic DNA carries:
- the trmt11 gene encoding tRNA (guanine(10)-N(2))-methyltransferase TRMT11, translated as MATSHSRSCLQYLLHLAQDNLDFRLPEIKALLALRGKPFHPNGNFKEKSPFWCLDGLSEEDVSSVMSRSVCAKSAFELWGHGKTHSELRTSLLSYPSENMSPFMQKDSTYRINVYTFNKTLEFADRIKRIDAMEFLPFEGTVSLKSPQHCFCLLEDYGTDPNNIPEHPNYIYFGRWIADGQRELIRSHSVKNRHFIGNTSMESGLSFIMANHAKVSENDLVFDPFVGTGSLLVACSHFRAYVCGMDIDYNTIHGRGRSSRKDQKWRGPDENIRANLRQYGTEEMYVDVMVSDASKPVWRKAALFDAIITDPPYGIRESTRRTGSHKDVTRSPDVFYAESHVPVSQAYHLSDIFTDLLNFSAHHLVLGGRLVYWLPVYRPEYSEEMVPLHPCLRLISNCEQTLSSHTSRRLITMEKIKNPEELDSLAHLADPCFSPYQGHNAFREKYFSGQNKRCGKEDSKTVVNGE; from the exons ATGGCGACCTCCCACAGTCGATCATGCCTCCAGTATCTGTTACACCTTGCCCAAGATAATTTGGACTTCAGGTTGCCG GAGATTAAGGCCTTGCTGGCTCTTAGAGGAAAACCATTCCATCCAAATGGAAACTTCAAAGAAAAG TCTCCTTTCTGGTGTCTGGACGGTTTGTCTGAGGAGGATGTCTCCAGTGTCATGTCCAGATCTGTTTGTGCAAA GTCTGCTTTTGAACTTTGGGGCCACGGAAAAACACACAGTGAACTAAGAACATCCCTCTTGAGCTACCCATCAGAGAACATG TCACCGTTTATGCAAAAAGACTCAACTTACAGAATCAATGTCTATACTTTCAACAAGACTCTGGAGTTTGCAGACAGAATCAAAAGGATTGAT GCTATGGAGTTTCTTCCATTTGAGGGAACTGTGAGCCTGAAGAGCCCTCAGCACTGCTTCTGTTTGTTGGAAGATTACGGCACAGACCCCAACAACATCCCTGAGCATCCAAACTACATCTATTTTGGCCGATGG ATAGCGGATGGACAGCGTGAACTGATTCGCTCCCACAGTGTGAAGAACAGACACTTCATAGGCAACACCAGTATGGAGTCTGGGCTCTCATTCATTATGGCCAACCACGCCAAAGTCAGTGAGAATGATCTCGTCTTTGACCCGTTTGTTGGCACAG GGAGCCTGTTGGTAGCATGTTCTCATTTTAGAGCCTATGTGTGTGGAATGGACATCGATTACAACACCATTCATGGAAGAG GTCGGTCAAGCCGCAAAGACCAGAAGTGGCGAGGGCCTGATGAGAATATCAGAGCCAACCTGCGGCAGTACGGAACAGAGGAGATGTATGTAGATGTGATGGTGTCCGACGCATCCAAGCCTGTGTGGAGGAAAGCTGCTCTGTTTGATGCCATCATTACGGATC CTCCGTATGGCATCCGTGAGTCCACAAGGAGAACGGGCTCCCACAAAGACGTTACTAGGTCCCCTGATGTCTT CTATGCAGAGTCTCACGTCCCTGTCTCACAGGCGTACCACCTGAGTGACATCTTCACAGACCTGTTAAACTTCTCTGCCCACCACCTGGTCTTGGGTGGGAGGCTCGTCTACTGGCTGCCTGTCTACAGGCCAGA GTACAGTGAGGAGATGGTACCTCTCCACCCATGTCTCCGGCTCATCAGTAACTGTGAGCAGACACTCTCCAGCCACACCTCACGGCGCCTGATCACCATGGAGAAGATCAAGAACCCCGAG GAATTAGACAGTCTGGCTCATCTAGCAGACCCATGCTTCAGCCCCTACCAGGGACACAACGCCTTCAGGGAGAAGTATTTcagtggacaaaacaagaggTGTGGCAAGGAGGACAGCAAAACTGTTGTAAACGGAGAGTGA
- the LOC116690754 gene encoding surface protein, with translation MRYSKPRSKADNTLHHYTLSHRQTILQQYLYFYNPIVCNLWFTESSFVKMDKGDGTHIGANQEICLRLEAIEDIAQDERHGAGMISRLHIVIINGLEDEGIALLRGIMDEEQPSDDDDDSIAVVNDDLDNGDEVLQEEDATAEPQVDMDANQPSEAEGSLSGGCRTRSREEDDDDEMSSKRFRCLTDAISDGDNDSDAEEDEAMSMPSSSSLPGGSRRRSWGEDRRASQ, from the exons ATGAGATATAGCAAACCAAGATCTAAAGCAGATAACACATTGCATCATTACACATTATCTCATAGGCAAACCATTCTTCAGcaatatttgtatttctacaACCCCATTGTCTGCAATTTGTGGTTTACTGAGTCTTCTTTTG ttaaaatggACAAAGGAGACGGGACCCACATTGGTGCGAATCAGG AAATTTGCCTGCGGCTTGAAGCAATTGAGGATATTGCACAGGACGAGCGACATGGTGCCGGAATGATCTCCAGGCTACATATTGTAATAATTAATGGACTGGAGGACGAAGGCATTGCTTTGTTGAGGGGAATTATGGATGAAGAGCAGCCCAGCGATGACGATGACGACAGCATTGCCGTTGTTAATGACGATCTTGACAATGGTGATGAAGTTCTACAAGAAGAAGACGCTACTGCTGAGCCGCAAGTTGACATGGACGCCAACCAGCCTTCGGAAGCAGAAGGTTCCCTGTCCGGAGGATGCAGGACGAGGTCAAGagaggaagatgatgatgatgagatgagCAGCAAGCGATTCAGGTGCTTGACTGACGCCATCTCTGACGGTGACAACGACAGCGATGCTGAGGAAGACGAGGCAATGTCAATGCCCTCCTCCAGCTCTCTGCCTGGAGGATCCAGGAGGAGGTCATGGGGGGAAGATAGGAGAGCCAGCCAATGA
- the LOC116690756 gene encoding actin-binding Rho-activating protein, whose amino-acid sequence MGRDSKITTFMETEDDAPHPAQCRDDTAACFVSVKGLKENWQKWSDEHREHQKHNPFSHDARPCVVVPQRGQDHYGRPLQGSMTEQRGKDAHTHVCREVEELCEVIRNIGEPRDKDGDGSGSKGGVITVEFGKLFEHYVTISNKLVGILLRARKQRLVEFEGEMLWQGKDDHAVVTLLQ is encoded by the coding sequence ATGGGGCGGGACAGCAAGATCACCACCTTCATGGAAACTGAAGATGACGCCCCACATCCTGCTCAGTGTAGAGATGACACTGCAGCGTGCTTTGTTTCTGTAAAAGGCTTAAAGGAGAACTGGCAGAAGTGGTCCGACGAGCACCGGGAGCACCAGAAGCACAACCCCTTCAGTCATGACGCGAGGCCGTGTGTGGTGGTCCCTCAGAGGGGGCAGGACCACTATGGGAGACCCCTGCAGGGGTCCATGACGGAGCAGCGGGGGAAGGACGCTCACACACACGTCTGCAGAGAGGTTGAGGAGCTGTGTGAAGTGATAAGGAACATTGGAGAGCCAAGAGACAAAGATGGAGATGGAAGTGGCAGCAAAGGCGGAGTTATCACTGTTGAATTTGGGAAACTGTTTGAGCATTATGTGACCATCTCTAATAAACTGGTGGGGATTCTTCTAAGGGCGAGGAAGCAGAGGCTGGTTGAGTTTGAGGGGGAGATGCTGTGGCAGGGGAAGGATGACCATGCAGTTGTCACTCTGTTGCAGTAA